A window of Mucilaginibacter sp. PAMC 26640 contains these coding sequences:
- a CDS encoding glycosyl transferase family 1, with amino-acid sequence MTLTGKHIVVFSQMQFDGRLESTIYTMARLLAKDNYVYFVDRPFTWKDYFKYKDTKAYQLRKAHFFNSADSFIQSDLPNFKIIISPPVPSINAIPEGKAYRMAVKFNEWMVASRLKKVFKQLGVKNYIYINSYNFSYPQLHQILEPKPAIAVYHCVDPIIEEYQLKHGVNNEQILAKSVDMIICTSRELQRKKALLNKHSYFVPNAANLTHSQKALDHSLSLAEILSGIKKPVIGYFGAVERRIDYTLIKQVIGDNPDKSFVFVGPVDEDYIKEGQFAAANLHLPGPVAYEQMPAVLKGFDVCIIPFKKDEVSANIFPLKLFEYLGAGKPVVSTNFNDDLHNFTAGLVPYCRTADEFSAALNIALADAKAPEKVQQRINIAADNTWEHRISDIKELLVKGLKEKGVAF; translated from the coding sequence ATGACTTTAACCGGCAAACATATCGTAGTTTTTTCGCAAATGCAGTTCGACGGGCGTTTAGAGTCTACTATTTACACCATGGCGCGCCTGCTGGCAAAAGACAATTATGTTTATTTTGTAGACCGGCCCTTTACCTGGAAAGATTATTTTAAATATAAGGATACCAAAGCCTATCAATTACGTAAAGCACACTTTTTTAACTCTGCGGACAGCTTTATACAATCAGATCTACCAAACTTCAAGATTATAATATCTCCACCTGTTCCTTCTATCAACGCGATACCCGAAGGAAAGGCTTATCGCATGGCCGTAAAGTTTAATGAGTGGATGGTGGCATCACGCTTAAAAAAGGTATTCAAACAATTGGGCGTTAAAAACTATATTTATATCAACTCCTACAACTTTTCGTATCCGCAGCTTCATCAAATCCTCGAGCCAAAACCTGCAATAGCTGTATACCACTGTGTAGACCCCATAATTGAGGAATACCAATTGAAGCACGGCGTAAATAACGAGCAGATTTTAGCTAAAAGTGTAGATATGATCATTTGCACCAGCCGCGAACTACAGAGAAAGAAAGCACTGTTAAATAAGCACTCGTACTTTGTTCCCAATGCCGCAAACCTCACCCACAGCCAAAAAGCACTTGATCATTCGTTGTCGCTGGCGGAGATACTATCGGGGATAAAAAAGCCGGTGATAGGCTATTTTGGCGCGGTTGAACGCCGGATAGATTACACCTTGATCAAACAAGTAATAGGTGATAACCCGGATAAAAGCTTTGTATTTGTTGGCCCTGTTGATGAAGATTATATTAAAGAAGGGCAATTCGCAGCGGCAAACCTGCATTTACCAGGCCCTGTTGCGTATGAGCAAATGCCTGCAGTTTTAAAAGGCTTTGATGTGTGCATCATCCCTTTTAAAAAGGATGAAGTTAGCGCTAATATATTTCCGCTCAAACTATTTGAGTACCTGGGAGCAGGCAAACCAGTCGTATCTACCAATTTCAATGATGATCTGCATAATTTTACCGCCGGGCTTGTACCCTACTGCCGCACAGCAGACGAGTTCTCTGCTGCTTTAAATATAGCCCTGGCAGATGCAAAAGCACCGGAAAAGGTACAGCAAAGAATAAATATTGCCGCAGATAATACTTGGGAGCACAGAATTTCCGATATTAAGGAATTATTAGTAAAGGGCCTTAAGGAGAAAGGCGTCGCATTTTGA
- a CDS encoding acetyltransferase: protein MSLLTVIKSHPRIKKFAHWLIVRSGHSRPRLWVRWILNPFIHNRSWKAKVGLYARMDVFPFNDFALGENSIVEDFAAINNGVGAVLIGHHVGVGLSNTIIGPVTLGNYVMMAQNVVLSGLNHGYEDINTPPRVQKVVTGQITVMDDVWIGANSVITAGVTIGKHAVIGAGSVVTKDVPAYSVAVGNPARVIKKYNFETASWEKA, encoded by the coding sequence ATGTCGTTACTTACAGTAATCAAATCTCACCCCCGTATAAAAAAATTTGCGCACTGGCTAATCGTCAGATCGGGCCATTCCCGGCCGCGGCTATGGGTAAGATGGATTTTAAATCCATTTATTCATAATCGCAGCTGGAAAGCAAAAGTAGGTTTATACGCACGGATGGACGTTTTCCCGTTTAATGATTTTGCCCTGGGCGAAAACAGCATTGTGGAAGATTTCGCAGCAATTAACAATGGCGTAGGCGCCGTTTTGATAGGGCACCACGTAGGGGTTGGTTTGTCAAATACCATTATCGGCCCGGTTACGCTGGGTAATTATGTGATGATGGCGCAAAATGTTGTACTTTCTGGCCTTAACCATGGGTATGAGGATATTAATACCCCCCCGCGTGTACAAAAAGTGGTAACCGGCCAAATCACCGTAATGGATGATGTTTGGATTGGAGCCAACAGTGTAATTACCGCAGGAGTTACCATTGGCAAACATGCCGTTATCGGCGCAGGCAGTGTTGTTACAAAAGATGTGCCGGCTTACAGCGTGGCTGTTGGCAACCCGGCTAGGGTAATTAAAAAATACAATTTTGAAACCGCTAGCTGGGAAAAAGCTTAA
- a CDS encoding glycosyl transferase, whose amino-acid sequence MMHQTTDWNENSGSQVRIAYAGLELKDLISNDLGESFRISFNDTLKDLEDYLGDQSILTIPDIILVEVDKDEKCFALVDALRKNFLMNGLIIVMLSTRNDKKLVQTAMKLKLHDFYTYPFSTSDLRERLNFLVRFKLIKPRLLELSKEVDTTYQMPAGKRFLDLFISSMMLIGLSPVMAIVAIAIKFDSKGPVFYKSKRVGTGYKIFDFYKFRSMRTDADQMLAQMAVTNNQYAAEETGTAKSAFVKIKNDPRVTKLGNFLRNSSLDELPQLFNILRGDMSVVGNRPLPVYEAEMLTSNEWSMRFLGPAGLTGLWQISKRGKEDMSERERKKLDNFYAQKYSFWLDVKIIIGTVPAMFQKEKV is encoded by the coding sequence ATGATGCATCAGACAACTGATTGGAACGAAAATTCAGGTTCGCAGGTCAGGATAGCCTATGCCGGGCTTGAATTAAAAGACCTTATTTCAAATGATCTTGGCGAAAGCTTTCGCATTTCTTTTAACGATACGCTTAAAGATCTGGAAGATTATCTTGGCGATCAATCTATCTTAACTATTCCTGATATAATTTTAGTTGAAGTAGATAAGGACGAAAAATGTTTCGCACTGGTTGATGCGTTAAGAAAAAATTTTCTGATGAATGGTTTGATTATCGTTATGCTTTCTACCCGCAACGATAAAAAACTGGTACAAACTGCCATGAAGCTGAAACTTCATGATTTTTATACCTATCCGTTTTCCACTTCTGACCTGCGCGAGCGCCTGAACTTTTTAGTAAGGTTTAAATTGATCAAGCCCAGATTATTGGAGCTTTCAAAGGAAGTAGATACCACCTACCAAATGCCAGCAGGCAAGCGGTTTCTTGATCTTTTCATCTCCAGCATGATGCTGATTGGCCTTTCGCCGGTTATGGCAATAGTTGCTATTGCTATTAAATTTGATTCTAAAGGCCCGGTATTTTATAAAAGCAAACGCGTAGGAACGGGTTATAAAATTTTCGATTTTTACAAATTCCGCTCAATGCGTACGGATGCTGACCAAATGCTTGCGCAAATGGCCGTTACCAATAACCAGTATGCTGCCGAAGAAACCGGCACTGCCAAATCCGCTTTCGTTAAAATTAAGAACGACCCAAGGGTAACTAAATTGGGGAATTTTCTACGTAATAGCAGTTTGGATGAATTACCGCAGCTATTTAATATTTTACGAGGAGACATGTCTGTAGTGGGCAACAGGCCGCTACCTGTATACGAAGCAGAGATGCTCACCTCTAATGAGTGGTCTATGCGTTTCTTAGGACCTGCAGGTTTAACTGGGTTGTGGCAAATAAGCAAGCGTGGGAAAGAAGATATGAGCGAAAGGGAAAGGAAGAAACTGGATAATTTTTATGCCCAGAAGTATTCTTTTTGGTTAGATGTTAAGATAATTATCGGGACCGTTCCTGCTATGTTTCAGAAAGAGAAAGTTTAA
- a CDS encoding two-component system response regulator, which yields MKKTLLIVDDDLSILKLLNFILSKDYEIIVKNNGIEAFSWLEDGNMPKLIISDLQMPYFDGQSFIKNVKISGFYRNIPVIMLSAAHDLEEQVAKMPFKVEAYIHKPFNPTTLKSAINQALQVYDASDN from the coding sequence ATGAAGAAAACGCTACTTATTGTGGATGATGATTTGAGTATTTTGAAATTACTGAATTTCATCTTATCCAAGGACTATGAAATTATTGTTAAGAACAACGGTATCGAAGCATTTAGCTGGTTAGAAGACGGCAATATGCCAAAGTTGATCATCTCGGATTTACAAATGCCTTACTTTGATGGGCAATCCTTCATTAAAAACGTTAAAATCAGTGGTTTCTACAGAAATATTCCCGTTATCATGCTTTCAGCCGCGCATGATTTAGAAGAACAAGTTGCCAAAATGCCCTTTAAAGTAGAGGCTTATATACACAAGCCTTTCAACCCAACCACCTTAAAATCAGCTATTAATCAAGCTTTACAAGTTTATGATGCATCAGACAACTGA
- a CDS encoding gluconokinase → MVEINSKQYFIGIDLGTGSAKAVCVDEDGKIIATSQYHYPTINPQPTVSEQNPESIWDAFVNCLNEVLGELNSAPSSISFSSAMHSIMPADAKGTALANAMLWADSRSAGIAAGLRASSEGEAIYKHTGTAIYAMSPLCKIIWLKQNKPNLFTEAVKFISIKEYIWFKLFGVFEVDHSVASATGMLDIIALEWYQPSLELAGIDSGHLSSPVSTTHLRFLTMENPMFPALPITTAFVIGATDGCCANLGGNAIRPGVAALTIGTSGAVRVGRSNPVYNYKAMTFNYLLNRNTYICGGAVNNGGAAVDWLLKSFLKTNTVDDDAYKRLFEQIEAVEAGSNGLLFLPYLYAERAPIWDASSSGAFLGINFKHQQQHFLRAALEGICFALYDVLQAVEGSSEPVSEIVVSGGFISSPVWVQILADITGKKLVLLQSGDSSAIGAVYLGMEALGVDIAPVLKAESESQTVVEPNAARHKTYSALFPIYKKLYDDLKDSMHQLKLLDL, encoded by the coding sequence ATGGTAGAAATAAATTCTAAACAATATTTTATCGGAATTGATTTAGGCACTGGAAGCGCTAAAGCGGTGTGTGTTGACGAGGATGGGAAAATAATTGCCACTTCCCAGTATCATTATCCAACCATTAATCCTCAGCCAACTGTGAGCGAACAAAACCCTGAATCTATATGGGATGCGTTTGTGAATTGCCTTAATGAGGTGCTGGGCGAATTGAATTCAGCCCCCTCGTCGATAAGTTTCAGCAGTGCCATGCACAGCATAATGCCGGCTGATGCAAAGGGAACTGCCCTTGCAAATGCAATGCTTTGGGCGGATTCCCGGAGTGCAGGTATAGCGGCCGGGCTAAGGGCATCAAGCGAAGGGGAGGCCATTTACAAGCATACTGGTACGGCAATTTATGCCATGTCTCCTCTTTGCAAAATAATTTGGTTAAAGCAAAATAAGCCGAATTTATTTACTGAAGCAGTTAAGTTCATATCTATCAAAGAATACATCTGGTTTAAACTTTTTGGCGTATTTGAAGTGGATCATTCTGTGGCGTCCGCCACTGGTATGCTGGATATTATTGCTTTAGAATGGTATCAGCCATCACTTGAATTAGCAGGTATAGATAGCGGCCACCTTTCTTCGCCGGTAAGCACTACCCATCTGCGCTTTTTAACGATGGAGAATCCGATGTTTCCGGCTCTGCCAATCACAACGGCATTCGTTATCGGTGCCACCGACGGTTGCTGCGCTAATTTGGGCGGTAACGCCATCAGACCGGGCGTTGCGGCTTTAACCATTGGCACCAGTGGAGCAGTTAGAGTTGGGCGCAGTAACCCCGTTTATAACTATAAAGCAATGACGTTTAACTATTTGCTGAACCGAAATACTTATATCTGCGGCGGTGCTGTTAATAATGGGGGCGCGGCGGTTGACTGGCTACTGAAAAGCTTTTTGAAAACAAACACAGTAGATGACGATGCTTATAAGAGATTATTTGAACAGATAGAGGCCGTTGAGGCTGGCAGTAATGGCTTGCTATTTCTGCCTTATTTGTATGCCGAAAGAGCCCCGATCTGGGATGCGAGTAGCTCCGGTGCATTTCTTGGGATCAATTTTAAACACCAGCAGCAGCACTTTTTGAGGGCCGCCCTTGAAGGAATTTGCTTTGCGCTGTATGATGTACTTCAGGCTGTAGAGGGATCGTCTGAGCCGGTTAGTGAGATTGTGGTGAGCGGTGGATTTATTTCTTCGCCAGTTTGGGTGCAAATATTAGCCGATATAACAGGTAAAAAGCTGGTGCTTTTACAAAGCGGCGACTCGTCTGCAATAGGCGCCGTTTACCTGGGTATGGAAGCCCTGGGGGTTGATATAGCACCTGTGTTAAAAGCGGAAAGCGAATCGCAAACGGTAGTGGAACCAAATGCAGCGCGCCATAAAACTTACAGTGCATTGTTTCCGATTTATAAAAAACTATACGACGATTTAAAAGATAGCATGCACCAGCTAAAACTACTGGACTTATAA
- a CDS encoding DNA topoisomerase I, with translation MAKNLLIVESPAKAKTIEGYLGKDFTVKSSYGHIRDLVKSEDAIDVANNFAQRYEVPADKKQVVSELKKLAKEADMVWLASDEDREGEAISWHLFDTLGLKDASTKRIVFHEITKPAILRAIDNPRKIDYNLVNAQQARRVLDRLVGFELSPVLWKKVKPSLSAGRVQSVAVRLIVDREREINRFKSEAAFKIVAIFGTGRNAFKADLAERYSKQEDAEKFLQDCAKAIFDIKSLDTRPTKRSPAAPFTTSTLQQEASRKLGYSVARTMQVAQRLYEAGYITYMRTDSVNLSDTAIAAAESEIVSAYGSKYHQSRKYKTKNASAQEAHEAIRPTYFNNHTIDGESNEKRLYELIWKRAIASQMSEAQFEKTVAKISISTRKEELTANGEVMKFDGFLKVYLESSDDEEDNQTADGENAILPPLTKGQVLDLQEMTATERFSRPPARYTEASLVKKLEELGIGRPSTYAPTISTIQNRGYVVKEEREGRVRNFRVLTLKKENITKEEKSENTGAERGKLFPTDIGAVVNDFLVQHFQGIVDFHFTANVEKQFDEIAQGLQDWTKMIRIFYDPFHKDVQSTIETADKATGERELGVHPENGKKMSVRIGRYGPFVQLGESASDENEEKPAYASLRTGQSIETISLEEALELFKLPKVVGEYEGKIMKVAIGRFGPYISHNSAFVSLPKEIDPLDVTEEQAIELIEAKRKKDAEKLIKAFAEDETVKVLNGRWGPYIEFGKLNVKIPKDKDPLTLTFDECKVLADAAPKDAKKGRFGKSAAAAKPAAKPAAKKAPAKKKAAVKKK, from the coding sequence ATGGCCAAAAATCTACTTATAGTTGAATCACCGGCGAAAGCCAAGACCATAGAAGGATACCTCGGTAAAGATTTCACCGTAAAATCGAGTTACGGCCATATCCGCGATTTAGTTAAGTCTGAAGATGCCATAGATGTAGCTAACAACTTTGCGCAAAGATATGAAGTGCCTGCCGATAAAAAGCAGGTGGTGAGCGAGTTAAAGAAGCTAGCTAAAGAAGCCGACATGGTATGGCTCGCTTCCGATGAGGACCGCGAGGGTGAGGCTATTTCCTGGCACTTGTTTGATACTTTAGGTTTAAAAGATGCCAGCACTAAACGCATCGTTTTTCACGAGATCACCAAACCAGCCATTTTACGCGCTATAGATAATCCACGAAAAATAGATTATAACCTGGTAAATGCACAGCAGGCCCGCCGGGTTTTAGACCGCTTAGTAGGTTTTGAACTTTCTCCCGTATTGTGGAAAAAGGTTAAGCCGTCTCTTTCTGCAGGTCGAGTGCAATCTGTGGCCGTACGCTTAATTGTTGACCGCGAAAGGGAGATCAATAGATTTAAAAGTGAAGCTGCTTTTAAAATAGTTGCCATCTTCGGCACAGGCAGGAATGCATTCAAGGCGGATCTGGCCGAGCGCTACAGCAAACAGGAAGATGCCGAAAAGTTTTTGCAGGACTGCGCCAAAGCTATCTTTGATATTAAATCTTTAGATACCAGGCCAACCAAACGTTCTCCTGCAGCACCATTCACCACATCAACATTGCAACAGGAAGCCAGCCGTAAGTTGGGTTACTCGGTTGCGCGAACGATGCAGGTGGCGCAGCGTTTGTACGAAGCCGGTTACATAACCTATATGCGTACCGATTCGGTAAACCTTTCTGATACCGCTATTGCAGCGGCCGAGAGTGAGATCGTATCGGCATACGGTAGTAAGTATCATCAATCGCGCAAGTATAAAACTAAAAATGCAAGTGCACAGGAAGCGCATGAGGCTATTCGCCCAACGTACTTTAATAACCATACCATCGATGGCGAATCTAACGAAAAACGCCTTTACGAACTGATCTGGAAACGTGCTATCGCATCGCAGATGAGCGAAGCACAGTTTGAGAAAACCGTTGCAAAGATCAGTATATCAACGCGTAAAGAAGAACTTACCGCCAACGGCGAAGTAATGAAGTTTGATGGTTTCCTGAAAGTTTACCTGGAAAGCAGCGATGATGAAGAAGATAACCAGACCGCAGATGGCGAGAACGCGATTTTGCCGCCTTTAACAAAAGGGCAGGTACTGGATTTGCAGGAAATGACCGCCACTGAACGTTTCTCGCGCCCACCTGCCCGCTACACAGAGGCAAGTTTGGTGAAGAAACTCGAAGAGTTAGGCATTGGCCGGCCATCCACCTACGCTCCTACCATCTCCACTATTCAAAACCGCGGCTATGTGGTTAAAGAAGAGCGTGAAGGACGGGTAAGAAATTTCAGGGTGCTTACGCTGAAGAAAGAAAACATTACTAAAGAGGAAAAAAGTGAAAACACCGGCGCAGAACGCGGCAAATTGTTCCCTACCGATATCGGTGCGGTGGTAAACGACTTTTTAGTTCAGCACTTCCAGGGCATCGTTGATTTTCATTTTACGGCAAACGTAGAAAAGCAGTTTGATGAGATTGCACAAGGACTGCAGGATTGGACTAAGATGATCCGCATCTTTTATGACCCTTTCCATAAAGATGTACAAAGCACTATAGAAACTGCAGATAAAGCAACCGGCGAACGCGAACTTGGGGTACATCCCGAAAACGGCAAAAAAATGTCGGTTAGAATTGGCCGTTATGGCCCCTTTGTACAATTAGGCGAGAGTGCATCTGACGAAAATGAAGAAAAGCCTGCTTATGCAAGCTTGCGCACGGGCCAGAGCATTGAAACCATAAGTTTAGAAGAAGCTCTGGAGTTATTTAAACTTCCAAAAGTTGTTGGCGAATACGAAGGTAAGATAATGAAGGTAGCCATTGGCCGTTTTGGGCCATATATTAGCCACAACAGTGCGTTTGTATCGCTGCCAAAAGAAATAGACCCGCTTGACGTGACCGAAGAGCAAGCTATAGAACTGATAGAGGCCAAACGCAAAAAAGATGCAGAAAAGCTGATTAAAGCATTCGCCGAAGATGAAACGGTAAAAGTTTTGAACGGCAGATGGGGGCCTTACATTGAATTTGGCAAGCTGAATGTTAAAATTCCAAAAGATAAAGATCCGCTTACGCTAACTTTCGATGAGTGCAAAGTCCTGGCAGATGCAGCACCGAAAGATGCTAAAAAAGGTAGGTTTGGCAAATCCGCAGCGGCGGCAAAACCAGCGGCAAAGCCTGCTGCAAAAAAAGCACCCGCAAAAAAGAAAGCTGCAGTAAAGAAGAAATAA